The following is a genomic window from Niveispirillum cyanobacteriorum.
GTGACCGCGCCGCGGCCGAATTCGCGGCGTCAGACAGCGACGTGCTGGAGGTGGCATGCAATGATGGATCGCTCCTAGCCCGCCTCGCAGACCGGGGTTTCAGAACCCTTGGCGTCGATCCAGCGGCCAATCTGGCAGAGGAGGGGAGGAAAAACGGGCTGGAGATCGTGACCGCGTTCTGGCCGTGCCCGAAACTGATTGGCGACCGCAAGTTCGATTTGATTATCGGTATGAATGTGTTGGCGCATACGCCGACCCCGTTCGCCTTCCTTCAGGGTGTTGAACAAGCATTGAAGGATGATGGCCTCTGCGTCATTCAGACATCGCAGGCTAAAATGCTGATCAATGGTGAATTCGACACCATCTATCATGAGCATTTTTCCTTCTTTACTCCACATTCCATGGAAGTATTGGCAAAGCGGGCTGGCCTTGAAGTTCGGGCCGTCGATTTGGTCGATGTGCACGGAACCAGTTTTGCGTTCGTGTTGGCTAAGCCCGGATGCACCCGGGATGCTGCACGGCTGCTGGCGTCCGGTGCCTATATGGTGGAGCATGGTCAGCCGTTGGGACCGGTTGCCGGCACGATTACCGGCTCGGTCCAGCAGTACAAGGCGTTTGCTGATGCGGCGCATGCCCGTATGGCACGGATTCGTGATATCGTTCTTGCGCACAGGCAGGAAGGTGGAGAAGTCTGCTTTGTCGGTGCCGCAGCAAAGGCGATCACCTTTATGCACGCGGCGGGTATTCGACCGGATCATCTGTATGACGAGGCACCTTTGAAAATTGGGCGCACGGTTCCAGGCATTGATCGTGTCATCAAGCCACTCACGGCCATCATTGAAGCCAGAAATCCACTCGTCGTCATTTCTGCATGGAATTTTTGGGAAGAGCTGTCGATGAAGGTCAAGAGGATCGCCGGGCAGAAGAACATGAAGTTCCTGGTTCATTTTCCGGAGGTCAGGGAGTATAAATGAGAACGCTGATATCCCATTTTTATAATGAAGAGTATCTTTTGCCGTGGTGGCTGAAGCATCATGTAGAGATGTTTGACCAGGGCATTCTCATTGATTACAGTTCGACCGATAATTCAATAGATATCTGTCGAACGCTGGCCCCGCATTGGCGTGTCGTGCGTTCACGGAATATTCAGTTTGACGCCATCGCCATCGATTTTGAAGTCCAGCAGTATGAAGCCGGACTGCCGGGCTGGAAGCTTGTGTTGAATACGACAGAGTTCCTTGTGGGGGTTAACTTTCCGCATTTGGAGGAACTCATCAAGCAACAGCAATTGACCGGCTGTTACTTCGAAAGCGCCGTGATGGTGGACCCATTTCCGGATCAGGTGCCGGTCCACCATTTGCCGCTTGTTGAACAGAAGTTTCATGGCTACATGAACACGGACCCTGCCAATAATCATGGCCGCCTGTACCATCGTGGCATGATTGGCGCGTACATGCCGGGGCGTCACCAGTCACACTTGCCGCATCTGGCTAAGGCCAATGGGCTGGGAACAGTCTTTTGGTATTCAATGTCGCCGTGGTGTGAGCCTTTCCAACGTCGCAAGCTGCAGATCAAGACACGTCTTTCGGATCATGATCAACGGGCGAATTGGGGTAATCACCATCTGATTGATGCTGATGGTCTCAATCAGAAATGGGCCAGCCAAGTGCCCAATGCAGTCGATCTCAGCCATCTTGTGAGGCAGGGTCTGTAGACCTCAATCGATAAGGTGGCGCTATCACGGGTCGCCTGCAAAAGATTCCAACCTGTTTTGGCGTGATTTGAGCTATTGAGGGCGTGCTCCGTTTCTGGTCGTCTAGAGTGTTGCCCCCATGCCCGACAATATCCTTGAAACCGAAGTCGCCAAGCGTCGTACCTTTGCCATCATCGCGCACCCTGACGCGGGTAAGACGACGCTGACGGAAAAGCTGCTGCTGTTCGGTGGGGCCATTCAGATGGCGGGCGCCGTGAAGGCACGCGGTGAACAGCGGCGCGCCCGGTCGGACTGGATGAAGGTGGAGCGCGAGCGCGGGATTTCGGTCACGGCGTCGGTGATGAATTTCGACTATGCCGACCGCACCTTCAACCTGGTCGATACGCCGGGCCACGAGGACTTTTCCGAAGACACCTACCGCACTCTGACCGCCGTCGACAGCGCCGTGATGGTGATCGACGGGGCCAAGGGTATCGAAAGCCAGACGCGCAAACTGTTTGAGGTTTGCCGTATGCGCGACGTGCCCATCATCACGTTTGTGAACAAGATGGACCGCGAGGCGCGCGATCCGTTTGAGTTGATGGACGAGGTGGAGCGCGACCTGCAGCTGGAGGTCACTCCCGCCTCCTGGCCCATCGGGTCGGGATCGGATTTCCGGGGCTGTTATGACCTGATCCGCGACCGGTTGATCCTGATGGATCGCCGGTCGGGCGATGTGGCGACCGATGGCGTGGAATGCAACGGCATCGACGATCCCAAGATCGACCAGATGCTGCCCGCCGATCAGGCAGCCAAGCTGCGCGAGGATGTAGCGATGGTGCGGGAACTGTGCCCGCCCTTCAATCTGGAAACCTATCGCGAAGGGCACCAGACGCCCGTGTTCTTCGGCTCTGCCATCAATAATTTCGGCGTGCGTGAGCTGCTGCTGGGTCTGGCTGAATATGCCCCGCCGCCGCGCCATCAGAAGGCCGATGGCCGCATGGTGGAACCGGACGAGGGCAAGGTGACGGGCTTTGTGTTCAAGGTCCAGGCCAACATGGACCCCAACCACCGCGACCGTATCGCCTTTTTCCGCCTGTGTTCCGGCCATTTCAAGCGCGGGACCAAGCTGAAACATATGCGCAGCGGCAAGATCCTGGCCGTGAACAATGCGGTTCTGTTCCTGGCGCGCGACCGCGAACTGGCTGAAGATGCCTTCCCCGGCGATATCATTGGCATCCCCAACCACGGCACCCTGCGGATCGGCGACACGCTGACCGAGGGCGAAGAACTGCGCTATACCGGTGTGCCGAGCTTCGCACCCGAACTGTTGCAGCGTGTGCGCCTGGATGATCCGATGAAGGTGAAGCATCTGCGCAAGGCACTGGAGCATTTCGCCGAAGAAGGGGCGTCGCAGGTGTTCAAGCCCATCGTCGGCGCTGACTGGGTGGTGGGCGTGGTTGGTCAGCTGCAGTTCGAGGTGCTGGCCGCCCGGATCGAGGCGGAATATGGCATGAAGGCCCGGTTCGAGACCGCGGGCTATGACGCGGCCCGCTGGGTGGAAAGCGATGATCCGGTGGCGCTGAAGAACTTCATCGACAGCCGCCGTGCCGATCTGGCCGAAGATCATGACGGCGCCTTGGTCTATCTGGCCCGCAATGGCTGGCAATTGAACCGCGCGCAGGAGGATTTCCCCGAACTGCGCTTCCTGAAGACGCGGGAGCAAAACAAGAGCGTGACGACGGTGGCGGCCTGACCGGGCCGCCACCTGTCCGCGCGGCTAAATCACGCCAACCAGATACAGAATGATGATGACGGGGATCGGGATGCCGAGGACCCAAAGCAGAATGCCGCGCATATTCCCCTCCTCTGACCATGCGGTTCATGGAGAGGGAACGGCGTTACGGTGCGGATGGTTCCGTCTTACCGGGCCGCAATCGCCACCGTGATCGTGTCGGCATAGGTGCCGGCGATGGCCTGCGGGTTGGCGGGGATGTTGACCTTGAAGCTTTTGGTGGACACCGTCTTCTTGGCGCTGGTCCGCGTCAGGACGACGGGGTTGGCCAGCGACTTCACGCCCGAATTGTCATACTGCACCGTATAGGCGGCGCGTGCGCCGGTGGCATTGACCAGGGCGCCGGCATTGGCGGATGAGATGGTGACGGTAAAGCCGTTTCCACGGTTGCACTTTTCACCCACAGTGCCGATGGTCAGATTGCTGGTGCCTTTGATCAGGTCGACGCTGCTGGTGTTTGTCTGATTGATCTGCACGAAGCAGATAGTTTCCATGGTGCCACGCAGGCCAATGCTGCCGTTGGACTGCGCCAGTGCCGGAAGGGCACTGGAAGCCAAAAGCAGGGTGGCGGCAAATGCCGCGCATGCGTGGTCTTTGCGGACCATGTGACAACCTCGGTTCTGGCCTTGGGGCCTTTGAATGCCGGCTGGTGCCGGTCGTTCCTGTACCAAAGCAAGACTGATTCCAGGCAGTGCCGGGCCACAATGTAAGGTTTTCGTTGCATTATGCAATGATCTGGTGGTTGGGTAACACCTATTATTGCATTATGCAAAGCATGCGTTTTTGCATAATGCAATAAAGAAGACACTTTCCCATCGTTCTGTGATCCGTTATGACAAGGTTGTCACATAGCTGGACGATAGAATGATCCGGCGGGTGAAGCAGGGAGGATCGATAATGGCCCTTACGCGTCGTGCGGTATTGGGGATGCTGGCCGGGACCGCATCCGCCCCCCTGGCCCCGTCTTGGGCGTCCAGCCCACCACCCTGGTATTCCTTGATCCCGCCAGCGGTCGCCCCGGATGGTTCGATCCCCGGCTGGCGTTCCCTGGGTGGACGCGCCACCTACCGGCTGGAGGCAGGGGAGATTGTCGGGACATCTGTGGAGAAATCGCCCAATACCTTCCTTTGTACCGAGGAACTGTTCGGCGATTTCATCCTGGAGTTCGAGGTGAAGACCGATCCGCGCCTGAATACCGGCGTGATGATCCGGGCTGAGTCCAAACCGGATTATCGCAATGGCGTCGTCCATGGCTATCAGGTGGAAATCGACCATGCCGCCCGCCGCTGGACCGGCGGGCTGTATGATGAACAGCGCCGGCTTTGGCTGGCGACACCGGCCCATCGGCCTGAAACCCAGGCCAGCTTCAAATCTGGCGGCTGGAACCATCTGCGGGTGGAGGCGGTGGGCACCCGTTTTCGCACCTGGCTGAACGGTCTGCCCGCCATTGTCATGGTCGATGACATGACGCCGCGCGGTTTCATCGGGTTGCAGGTGCATGATGTCGGCCCCGATCCCGCCAATGCAGGGCTGGAGGTGCGGTTCCGCAACCTGCGCATCATCACCGACGATCCTGCCCGTTATATGCGCAGGCCGCTGGACGTGACGGATGAGCAGGACTTCATCGCCAACCATATCAGCGCCGAACGCGCTGCCCTGGGCTGGCGGCTGCTGTGGAACGGACAGGATGGGGCGGGCTGGTCCGGCCTGTCTGCGGCGGGCTGGCGCATTGAGCAGGGGGTGATCATCCGCGACAGTGCCGCCACCCCCCTGGTCACCGCCGACCGGTTTGCGGATTTCGATCTGGAAATGGATGTGCGCGCGACCGATGGCGCCGATGGCGCCGTCACCTATCTGGGCAGTGCCGAATACCGTCTGGCACAGGGGCCGCAGGGGCAGGGGGATTCCGCCAGCGGCACCCTGATCGGCAAGGTGCCGGCCCGCAACCTGACCGATCCCAATCCCGACAAGCCCTCCATGAAGCCTGCCGGCCACTGGAACCGTGTCCGTATCCTGGCGCGCGGCGACCGGATTGAACATTGGCTGAATGGATCAAAGCTGGTGGAGGGTAGCCGGGCGGCCCTGGGCCTGCCAACGTCAGGCCCTGTCCTGCTGCGTCCTGGACAGGGTCGTCTGGAATTTCGTTCCGTCCGTATCCATCCCCTGTAAGGAACGTCGCATATGAACCGGCGACAGGCCCTGCTGGCCGCCATCACATTGTTAGGCGGCACCTTCCTGGACGGCGCGCTTCCCGTCTGGGCCTATGAGGGGACGAGGGTGGCCAAGGGCCAGCCGGGCCGTTTCTTCAATGTCCGCGAAATGGCGCTGCTGACCGATGTGGCGGAGATCATGATCCCCGCTACCGATACACCCGGCGCCATGGCCGCCAATGTCCATGGTGTGATTGACGGGCTGATGCTGGATTGGGCGGTGCCGGCGACGCGGGCGCAGTTCCGTCAGGCCCTGGCCGATATTGATGCCAGGGCGGCACCCCATGGCTTCATGGCCCGCCCGCCTGCCGAACGCGCCGCCCTGCTGACCAGCATCGACATCGCCGCCTTTCGGGGGCAGGGGTTGGCGGATCAGGCCTATCGCCGGCTGAAGCAACTGATCTGGTACGCCTATTTCACGTCCGAAGGGGCCGACCCCGACTATGTCGCCGTTCCCGGCCAGTATCGGGGCGACCTGACGCGGACGGAGATGAAACAACTGGTGGCGGGGGCGCGCTGATGGAATGGGACGCCATTGTCGTCGGCTCCGGCATCACTGGCGGCTGGGCGGCCAAGGAACTGTGTGAAAAGGGGTTGAAGACCCTGGTCCTCGAACGCGGTCGGCATATCGACCATGGCGGACCCGACTATACCGACATGGAGGCCC
Proteins encoded in this region:
- a CDS encoding 3-keto-disaccharide hydrolase, whose translation is MALTRRAVLGMLAGTASAPLAPSWASSPPPWYSLIPPAVAPDGSIPGWRSLGGRATYRLEAGEIVGTSVEKSPNTFLCTEELFGDFILEFEVKTDPRLNTGVMIRAESKPDYRNGVVHGYQVEIDHAARRWTGGLYDEQRRLWLATPAHRPETQASFKSGGWNHLRVEAVGTRFRTWLNGLPAIVMVDDMTPRGFIGLQVHDVGPDPANAGLEVRFRNLRIITDDPARYMRRPLDVTDEQDFIANHISAERAALGWRLLWNGQDGAGWSGLSAAGWRIEQGVIIRDSAATPLVTADRFADFDLEMDVRATDGADGAVTYLGSAEYRLAQGPQGQGDSASGTLIGKVPARNLTDPNPDKPSMKPAGHWNRVRILARGDRIEHWLNGSKLVEGSRAALGLPTSGPVLLRPGQGRLEFRSVRIHPL
- a CDS encoding class I SAM-dependent methyltransferase; the protein is MRCLACDSKNIAPALDLGQQPLANHLLKHADEPFTIHPLGLVYCQECGHGQLSHFVPPEDLFVDYLYASGTSGSLGRYFDWFCDRAAAEFAASDSDVLEVACNDGSLLARLADRGFRTLGVDPAANLAEEGRKNGLEIVTAFWPCPKLIGDRKFDLIIGMNVLAHTPTPFAFLQGVEQALKDDGLCVIQTSQAKMLINGEFDTIYHEHFSFFTPHSMEVLAKRAGLEVRAVDLVDVHGTSFAFVLAKPGCTRDAARLLASGAYMVEHGQPLGPVAGTITGSVQQYKAFADAAHARMARIRDIVLAHRQEGGEVCFVGAAAKAITFMHAAGIRPDHLYDEAPLKIGRTVPGIDRVIKPLTAIIEARNPLVVISAWNFWEELSMKVKRIAGQKNMKFLVHFPEVREYK
- a CDS encoding glycosyltransferase family 2 protein, whose amino-acid sequence is MRTLISHFYNEEYLLPWWLKHHVEMFDQGILIDYSSTDNSIDICRTLAPHWRVVRSRNIQFDAIAIDFEVQQYEAGLPGWKLVLNTTEFLVGVNFPHLEELIKQQQLTGCYFESAVMVDPFPDQVPVHHLPLVEQKFHGYMNTDPANNHGRLYHRGMIGAYMPGRHQSHLPHLAKANGLGTVFWYSMSPWCEPFQRRKLQIKTRLSDHDQRANWGNHHLIDADGLNQKWASQVPNAVDLSHLVRQGL
- a CDS encoding spore coat protein U domain-containing protein, whose translation is MVRKDHACAAFAATLLLASSALPALAQSNGSIGLRGTMETICFVQINQTNTSSVDLIKGTSNLTIGTVGEKCNRGNGFTVTISSANAGALVNATGARAAYTVQYDNSGVKSLANPVVLTRTSAKKTVSTKSFKVNIPANPQAIAGTYADTITVAIAAR
- a CDS encoding peptide chain release factor 3, translated to MPDNILETEVAKRRTFAIIAHPDAGKTTLTEKLLLFGGAIQMAGAVKARGEQRRARSDWMKVERERGISVTASVMNFDYADRTFNLVDTPGHEDFSEDTYRTLTAVDSAVMVIDGAKGIESQTRKLFEVCRMRDVPIITFVNKMDREARDPFELMDEVERDLQLEVTPASWPIGSGSDFRGCYDLIRDRLILMDRRSGDVATDGVECNGIDDPKIDQMLPADQAAKLREDVAMVRELCPPFNLETYREGHQTPVFFGSAINNFGVRELLLGLAEYAPPPRHQKADGRMVEPDEGKVTGFVFKVQANMDPNHRDRIAFFRLCSGHFKRGTKLKHMRSGKILAVNNAVLFLARDRELAEDAFPGDIIGIPNHGTLRIGDTLTEGEELRYTGVPSFAPELLQRVRLDDPMKVKHLRKALEHFAEEGASQVFKPIVGADWVVGVVGQLQFEVLAARIEAEYGMKARFETAGYDAARWVESDDPVALKNFIDSRRADLAEDHDGALVYLARNGWQLNRAQEDFPELRFLKTREQNKSVTTVAA
- a CDS encoding gluconate 2-dehydrogenase subunit 3 family protein: MNRRQALLAAITLLGGTFLDGALPVWAYEGTRVAKGQPGRFFNVREMALLTDVAEIMIPATDTPGAMAANVHGVIDGLMLDWAVPATRAQFRQALADIDARAAPHGFMARPPAERAALLTSIDIAAFRGQGLADQAYRRLKQLIWYAYFTSEGADPDYVAVPGQYRGDLTRTEMKQLVAGAR